Within the Mucilaginibacter sp. CSA2-8R genome, the region GCGCAGGGGCCTATGTCTTCAATGGTTTTGCTAGTACCATTGACTTTTCAGGTATAAGCTATACCTCTGCAGAAGCTGGTCGCGAGCGGTTTGTTTACCCAAATTCAGTTATTCAGGTATCTCCTGGTGTTTATGTGCCTAATACCAGTGTTACCACTAATACAGGTGGTGGTGGTTTTTGGGCTGATGGTATCCGCAATAACGTGATGTCCAATTACGTAACCAGTGCCGATTTTATTAAAATCAGAGAATTATCTCTGGCATATGACGTTCCGGCAAAATATTTAAGTAGCTTGAAATTCGTAAAAAAAGCAAGCATTGCTTTAGTCGGAAGAAATTTATTTATGTTCAGACCTAAGTCTAATATTTTCACCGACCCCGAAATCAATGCAAATACTGATAATGCGCAAGGCGTAAATAACCTTAATCAAACTCCGCCTACAAGGCTTTATGGTTTTACAGCGAGTATAGGATTTTAAACAATCAGCAACAATGAAAAAAGTATATACCCTATCAATAATAGCGCTTAGTTTAGCGTTTGGTGCTTGTAAAAAGGGGTTCGATATCAATGACAATCCTAACAGTGCTACCAGTGCATCGCCTGGGTTGGTTTTAACAAACGCACTGAATACCACCGCAAGAAATACCACAGGCTCTTACGAGTTTTACCGTTTTGCTGCTCCATGGATTGGTTACTGGAACTTTAGCGGAGCCTATTCTGGATTTTTGGAAGAACGTAGTTATAACATCACTTCCAATTATGCAGGGGCCACCGCCACTTGGGCAAACCTGTACGGTAACTTAAGAGATTACCAATATCTTGAACAACAGGGCAGGGCACTCAACAAACCCTATTTTGTAGCCTTTGCTAAAACCATGAAAGCGTTTGACTTTCAGTATCTGGTAGACTTTTATGGAGATATTCCTTATAGCCAGGCCCTGCAATCTACTGCTATCATTCGCCCTAAGTACGATAAGGACATGGCAGTTTATGAGGATTTAGCAAAACAGTTAGATTCTGCAGCTACCATCTTTAAAGCCAACGTTGGTAAAGTAGCCAGTAGTGACGTACCGTTTGATATTTTATATGGCGGAAACTTAAGTAAATGGGGTAAGCTGGCCAATACCATTAAGCTGCGCCTGCTGCTGCGCCAAACTGAAATATCAGGAAGAACCGCTTATATTAAATCTGAAATTGCGAAGATTGATGCAAACGGTTTGGGTTATATTAATGTAGGAGAAACTGCAAACGTACAGCCAGGATATTTGAATAGTGATGGTAAACTGAATCCTTTTTATGCCAACTTTGGATACACTGCTGCTGCCGACAAAACACTGCAGGCCGGTCACCAATACTATCTTGCTGCTGCTTATTCACTTAATTTTTACCAGGACAATGCGGATGCACGTTTAGGCAGATTTTATACCACTATTAACGAGGGTGCCGGTACAACTTATGTGGGTCACCCATTTGGACCAATAGCTACCAACGCCGAAAAACCCGATCAGATCTCAGCCATCGGGCCGGGACTTGTGAGCTTTTCAAGCGATGCGACCAAGCCACAACCTTTAATTACAGATTTT harbors:
- a CDS encoding SusD/RagB family nutrient-binding outer membrane lipoprotein, producing the protein MKKVYTLSIIALSLAFGACKKGFDINDNPNSATSASPGLVLTNALNTTARNTTGSYEFYRFAAPWIGYWNFSGAYSGFLEERSYNITSNYAGATATWANLYGNLRDYQYLEQQGRALNKPYFVAFAKTMKAFDFQYLVDFYGDIPYSQALQSTAIIRPKYDKDMAVYEDLAKQLDSAATIFKANVGKVASSDVPFDILYGGNLSKWGKLANTIKLRLLLRQTEISGRTAYIKSEIAKIDANGLGYINVGETANVQPGYLNSDGKLNPFYANFGYTAAADKTLQAGHQYYLAAAYSLNFYQDNADARLGRFYTTINEGAGTTYVGHPFGPIATNAEKPDQISAIGPGLVSFSSDATKPQPLITDFESLFLQAEAAQRGLIAGNPKTLYMSAVTQSFVALDLTSADAASYMGSHPVANWDDAANNGSSNSAEGTSYDNKLVLIIKQKWASLNGFNDIEAWCDYRRLGLPADIPISNNPAATTRKIPVRMPYPQSEYNYNPENVGAEGIISQFTSRVFWDVK